From the Equus przewalskii isolate Varuska chromosome 19, EquPr2, whole genome shotgun sequence genome, one window contains:
- the MDC1 gene encoding mediator of DNA damage checkpoint protein 1 isoform X3, with product MMMEDTQAINWEVEEEEETERPSESLGCSLAPVGRLRIFSSAHGPEKDFPLYLGKNVVGRMPDCSVALPFPSISKQHAVIEILAWGKAPILQDSGSLNGTQILRPPKVLSPGVSHRLRDQELILFADLLCQYHRLDAPLPFVSRGPLTVEETPKVQGGTHPRGLLLAEDSEEEVDPLSERHVVKEPRTSSSSLATVVPESDEEGPSPAPGGPGPPFAFNLDSDTDEEESQQPATGEAFSAAMTDATVETEPPKAITTEIQLEKDQCSVEERDTATKVKRDARNEVVPVGVILERTQPAEEDSDTDVDDESRPPGRPAEVHLESAQPSGFIDSDTDVEEEGIPTTPAVVPMKKRQVFHGDDAKSPGAPGLANLQESPAGSDTDVEEGEALLTVPLERSQASMVIDSNTDDEEEVSAALTLARLKESRTLTWHRDTDVEEDKAQPVVLLEQSQTSARRDSDTDVEEEGPPVEKRGTVPKDCTDKAHSEKSQPPLGDSDIEMEEDKSSPAVHLERSEASATVDVNTQVKEEVLPGPAVTPLEKHQVPVAWTNQTDVEADRGPAKQPMVCLEEAQPPPVGDCEITSLNASAVTDVRKSQFPTGGDAGTEWAVAVLEQERAPEAGAQGGSPVALVEQGLLPVSRENLTDLVVDTGTPGEPTQPRREGAQTPKEGKREPRMDGTKDSADARDVLKAEKSTIKVPAYSVSDSEDLDLQATQCFVEKEGQSLEVQSTEDEPTQAFLLSPPQEPGPSRCSFQAEEKNAILSQTYGATSLASFLKRLPRELLYEGALDELWEVLATQPYCPRESEASETQPVAAHLEAHGSCPSPPRATPGEQHPESPVHAEPLGIQGRGMHTVEKDMGTPGETADRVNPERGPLERATKKPPPEGERKDVMGEEELTWGLRDSQQKQVLARDTQRQESDKKVTSASPESGMESLKVEIETAREIQEKEREKQTLAREIFEREAEKLVPGRVCEVGGLEVKVSKVIQERGPEAGEPERGTQDQEGQASSPTPEPRVGAGGLQALASAVVASGSQSGGGRGVPVSPRRQERDHLNCKMPPAEKASRGDQESPEACLPPAVTEASAPLQNPLMSQSQKHPTPQPLPSLELPIPRARQNGSQGAPEIPPSELEPLHPKPKVRPRGSSRMLPSPMSSIAPESHPTTPTDQPVSPEPTSRATRSRTYRSSEMTPAPVVPTAPELQSSTSKDQPVTAKLTSRATRGRTHRSSVKSPEPVVPTAPELQPSTSKDQPVTPEPTSRGRTHRSSVKAPEQVVPTAPELQPSTSKDQSVIPTPTSRATRGRTHRSSVKTPEPVVPTAPEFQPPTPTDQPVTLELISRATRGRTHRASVKTPEPVVPTAPELQPPTSKDQSGILTPTSRATRGRTHRFSVKSPEPIVPIAPELQPSTPTDQSVASEPTSGTTQGRTHRSSVKTPELVVPTGPEFQPSTSINQLVTPKPTSQPRTHRSSVKTPEPIVPTTSELQPSTPTDQPVTPKPTSRATRGRKHRSVNTSEPIVPTAPELQPSTPTDKPVTRKPTSRATRGRTHRSSVKTPEPIVPTAPELQPSTPTDKPVTCKPTSRATRGRKHRSSVKTPKPIVPTASQLQPSTPTDQSVTPESTTQDIRGRKHRSSVKTPQPMEPTAPGHEPPSHTDQPVTPEAIAPASQSRTLRTSIISAVPVPTTPEFRSPVPTDQPIPPETIPQANCSRRPRATRKQGSPTAPIVHEPCSAPPEPNSRNQRRRAVRAAESLTTIPEPAFAQLPEAPTHAPHIEKVEAAGTSGFTPEPQRKASQSHKRPLATLDLPPLQKRLQRGKVSQKTAFLQEEEDDPTERPGKKEVVVMPGPGKRKRDQAEEEGILSRSLRRTKPNQESTAPKVLFTGVVDVRGERAVLALGGSLASSVAEASHLVTDRIRRTVKFLCALGRGIPILSLDWLHQSRKAGCFLPPDEYVVTDPEQEENFGFSLRDALSRARERRLLEGYEIHVTPGVQPPPLQMGEIISCCGGTVLPSMPRSYKPQRVVITCSQDFPRCAIPSRVGLPILSPEFLLTGVLKQEAKPEAFVLSALEMSST from the exons ATG ATGATGGAGGACACCCAGGCTATTAACTGGGAGgttgaagaagaggaggagacagagagacccAGTGAATCCTTGGGGTGTAGCTTGGCGCCCGTAGGGCGACTGCGTATCTTCAGTAGTGCCCATGGACCAGAAAAAG ATTTCCCACTCTACCTCGGGAAGAATGTGGTAGGCCGAATGCCTGATTGCTCTGTGGCCCTGCCCTTTCCATCCATCTCCAAACAACATGCAGTGATTGAAATCCTGGCCTGGGGCAAGGCACCTATCCTCCAGGATTCTGGGAGCCTCAATGGGACTCAAATCCTGAGGCCTCCTAAGGTCCTGAGCCCTGGGGTGAGTCATCGTCTGAGAGACCAGGAGTTAATTCTCTTTGCTGACTTGCTCTGCCAGTACCATCGCCTGGATGCCCCCCTGCCCTTTGTCTCTCGGGGCCCTCTAACTGTAGAGGAGACACCCAAGGTACAGGGAGGAACTCATCCCCGGGGGCTCCTGTTGGCTGAGGACTCAGAGGAGGAAGTAG ATCCTCTTTCTGAAAGGCATGTGGTGAAAGAACCAAGGACCTCATCTTCTTCTTTGGCAACAGTAGTTCCAGAGAG TGATGAAGAGGGGCCTTCCCCTGCCCCAGGTGGCCCTGGGCCACCTTTTGCCTTCAACTTGGACAGTGacacagatgaggaagaaagTCAGCAACCAGCAACAGGGGAGGCCTTCTCAGCTGCCATGACAGATGCCACTGTAGAGACAGAACCGCCTAAAGCCATCACAACTGAAATCCAGCTTGAAAAGGATCAGTGTTCAGTGGAGGAAAGGGACACTGCCACAAAAGTCAAGAGGGATGCAAGGAATGAAGTGGTTCCAGTTGGAGTGATTCTGGAGAGGACCCAACCTGCTGAGGAGGACAGTGACACAGATGTGGATGATGAGAGCAGGCCTCCAGGAAGGCCAGCCGAAGTCCATTTGGAAAGTGCCCAGCCTTCTGGCTTCATAGACAGTGATACTGATGTGGAAGAAGAGGGGATCCCCACGACCCCAGCTGTAGTTCCTATGAAGAAGAGGCAAGTCTTCCATGGAGATGATGCAAAGAGTCCTGGGGCACCTGGCTTGGCGAATCTGCAGGAGAGCCCAGCTGGTAGTGATACAGATGTGGAGGAGGGCGAGGCCCTACTAACGGTCCCTCTGGAGAGAAGCCAAGCCTCCATGGTGATCGATAGCAATACAGATGATGAGGAAGAAGTCTCAGCAGCACTCACTTTGGCACGTCTGAAAGAGAGCCGAACCCTTACCTGGCACAGAGATACAGATGTGGAAGAGGACAAGGCCCAACCTGTGGTCCTTCTGGAGCAAAGCCAAACCTCCGCCAGGAGAGACAGTGACACagatgtggaggaggaggggccccCAGTGGAAAAGAGAGGAACTGTCCCCAAGGATTGCACAGACAAAGCACATTCAGAAAAGAGCCAGCCTCCTCTTGGGGATAGTGATATAGAGATGGAGGAAGATAAGAGCTCACCTGCAGTCCACCTGGAGAGAAGTGAAGCCTCTGCCACAGTGGACGTCAACACACAAGTGAAGGAGGAAGTCCTACCAGGGCCAGCTGTTACACCTCTGGAGAAGCATCAGGTGCCTGTGGCATGGACAAATCAAACAGATGTGGAAGCAGACAGGGGCCCAGCAAAGCAGCCTATGGTGTGTCTAGAGGAAGCCCAGCCTCCTCCAGTTGGGGACTGTGAGATCACATCCTTAAATGCCTCAGCAGTGACAGATGTAAGAAAGAGCCAGTTTCCCACAGGAGGGGATGCTGGGACGGAATGGGCTGTGGCTGTTCTTGAGCAGGAGAGAGCTCCTGAGGCGGGGGCCCAGGGTGGGTCACCTGTGGCACTAGTGGAGCAGGGCCTTCTCCCTGTCTCAAGGGAAAACCTAACAGATCTGGTGGTGGACACAGGCACTCCAGGGGAACCCACCCAGCCACGGAGAGAGGGAGCCCAGACCcccaaagaagggaagagagaaccaCGTATGGATGGGACCAAGGACTCTGCAGATGCCCGTGATG ttctaaaggctgagaagtccacgaTCAAGGTGCCAGCgtattcagtgtctg ATTCTGAAGATCTAGACCTACAGGCTACCCAGTGCTTTGTGGAGAAAGAGGGTCAGAGCCTGGAAG TCCAGAGCACGGAGGATGAACCTACCCAGGCCTTCCTGTTAAGTCCACCCCAAGAGCCTGGCCCTTCCCGTTGCAGCTTCCAGGCCGAAG aaaaaaatgccATATTAAGTCAGACCTATGGAGCAACTAGTCTAGCATCGTTTTTAAAGAGGCTACCGAGAGAGCTTTTATATGAAG GTGCCCTGGATGAGCTGTGGGAGGTCTTGGCTACACAGCCATACTGTCCAAGAGAATCTGAGGCCTCTGAGACCCAGCCCGTTGCCGCCCACCTTGAGGCCCATGGATCTTGCCCCTCACCACCTAGGGCAACACCAGGAGAACAACATCCAGAGAGCCCAGTTCATGCAGAGCCACTGGGGATTCAAGGAAGAGGGATGCACACTGTGGAGAAAGACATGGGTACACCAGGAGAAACAGCAGACAGGGTGAACCCTGAGAGAGGACCATTGGAGAGGGCAACCAAGAAACCGCcaccagaaggagagagaaaagatgtgaTGGGAGAGGAAGAATTAACTTGGGGGCTACGGGACAGTCAACAAAAACAGGTGTTAGCTAGAGACACTCAGAGACAAGAGTCTGACAAAAAGGTGACAAGTGCAAGTCCCGAAAGTGGTATGGAGAGTTTGAAGGTAGAAATTGAGACAGCCAGGGAaatacaagagaaagagagagaaaagcagactcttgcaagagaaatatttgaaagagaagcagagaaattaGTACCAGGGAGAGTGTGTGAGGTAGGTGGGTTAGAGGTCAAGGTATCCAAAGTGATACAGGagagaggccctgaggcaggggagCCAGAGAGAGGGACCCAGGACCAGGAAGGGCAGGCCTCCAGTCCAACACCAGAGCCtcgggtgggggctgggggccttCAGGCACTCGCTTCAGCTGTGGTAGCTTCTGGGAGCCAATCAGGTGGAGGAAGGGGCGTCCCAGTGAgtcccaggaggcaggagagag ACCACTTGAATTGCAAGATGCCACCTGCTGAGAAGGCTTCTAGG GGTGATCAGGAATCCCCAGAGGCTTGTCTGCCTCCTGCAGTGACTGAAGCCTCAGCCCCGCTCCAAAACCCCCTCATGTCTCAGAGCCAAAAACATCCTACACCTCAGCCTCTGCCTTCCTTAGAGCTGCCCATTCCCAGGGCCAGGCAAAATGGGAGTCAGGGAGCCCCAGAGATTCCTCCCTCAGAGCTGGAGCCTCTGCATCCAAAACCCAAAGTCAGGCCCCGGGGGTCCTCCAGGATGTTACCCTCTCCAATGTCTTCTATAGCCCCTGAGTCCCACCCTACCACCCCCACAGACCAGCCTGTCAGCCCTGAGCCCACATCTCGGGCCACTCGGAGCAGAACATACAGGTCTTCTGAAATGACCCCTGCACCAGTTGTCCCCACAGCACCTGAGCTGCAATCTTCCACCTCTAAAGACCAGCCTGTCACCGCTAAGCTCACATCTCGGGCCACTCGGGGAAGGACACATAGGTCCTCTGTCAAGTCCCCTGAACCAGTTGTCCCCACAGCCCCTGAGCTCCAGCCTTCCACCTCTAAAGACCAGCCTGTCACTCCTGAGCCCACATCTCGGGGCAGGACACATAGATCTTCTGTCAAGGCCCCTGAGCAAGTTGTCCCTACAGCTCCTGAGCTGCAACCTTCCACCTCCAAAGACCAGTCTGTCATCCCCACACCCACATCCCGGGCCACTCGGGGCAGGACACATAGGTCCTCTGTCAAGACCCCTGAACCAGTTGTCCCCACAGCCCCTGAGTTCCAGCCTCCTACCCCCACAGACCAACCTGTCACCCTTGAGCTCATATCTCGGGCCACTCGGGGCAGAACACACAGAGCCTCTGTGAAGACTCCTGAACCAGTTGTCCCCACAGCTCCTGAGCTGCAGCCTCCCACCTCCAAAGACCAGTCTGGCATCTTAACACCCACATCTCGGGCCACTCGGGGCAGAACACATAGGTTCTCTGTCAAGTCCCCTGAACCAATTGTCCCCATAGCCCCTGAGCTTCAGCCTTCTACCCCCACAGACCAATCTGTCGCTAGTGAGCCCACATCTGGCACCACTCAGGGCAGGACACATAGGTCTTCTGTCAAGACCCCTGAACTAGTTGTACCCACAGGTCCTGAGTTCCAGCCTTCCACTTCCATAAACCAACTTGTCACCCCCAAACCCACATCTCAGCCAAGGACACATAGGTCTTCTGTCAAGACCCCCGAACCAATTGTTCCCACAACCTCAGAGCTCCAGCCTTCCACCCCCACAGACCAACCTGTCACCCCCAAACCCACATCCCGGGCCACTCGGGGCAGAAAACATAGGTCTGTCAACACCTCTGAACCGATTGTCCCCACAGCCCCTGAGCTCCAGCCTTCCACCCCCACAGACAAACCTGTCACCCGCAAGCCCACATCTCGGGCCACTCGGGGCAGAACACATAGGTCTTCTGTCAAGACACCCGAACCAATTGTCCCCACAGCCCCTGAGCTCCAGCCTTCTACCCCCACAGACAAACCTGTCACCTGCAAACCCACATCTCGGGCCACTCGGGGCAGAAAACATAGGTCTTCTGTCAAGACCCCCAAACCAATTGTCCCCACAGCCTCACAGCTCCAGCCTTCCACCCCGACAGACCAATCTGTTACCCCTGAGTCCACAACGCAGGACATTCGGGGCAGAAAACATAGGTCCTCTGTCAAGACTCCCCAACCAATGGAACCCACAGCCCCTGGCCATGAACCTCCCAGCCATACAGACCAGCCTGTCACCCCTGAAGCCATAGCTCCGGCTAGTCAGAGCAGGACACTAAGGACTTCTATAATAAGTGCTGTGCCAGTTCCTACCACCCCTGAATTCCGGTCTCCTGTCCCCACAGACCAGCCTATTCCCCCTGAGACCATCCCTCAAGCCAATTGCAGCAGGAGGCCAAGGGCCACTAGGAAGCAGGGGTCCCCCACAGCTCCCATTGTCCATGAACCCTGCTCTGCACCCCCTGAACCTAACTCGAGGAACCAAAGACGAAGAGCAGTGAGAGCAGCTGAGTCCCTTACAACCATTCCTGAGCCTGCCTTTGCCCAGCTTCCTGAGGCGCCCACTCATGCTCCCCACATCGAAAAGGTAGAGGCAGCAGGTACATCTGGGTTCACCCCAGAGCCCCAGCGTAAGGCCTCTCAAAGCCACAAGAGGCCTTTAGCTACCCTGGATTTACCCCCACTTCAAAAACGGCTCCAAAGAGGGAAAGTCTCCCAGAAGACAGCGTTcctccaggaagaggaagatgatcCCACAGAGAGACCAGGGAAGAAAGAG GTTGTAGTGATGCCAggaccaggcaagagaaagagagaccaagCAGAAGAAGAGGGAATACTGAGCCGCAGCCTCCGAAGAACCAAACCTAACCAAGAGTCCACAGCCCCcaaa GTGCTCTTCACAGGAGTGGTGGATGTTCGAGGAGAGCGGGCAGTACTGGCCCTGGGGGGAAGTCTGGCCAGCTCAGTGGCAGAGGCTTCCCACCTGGTGACTGATCGAATCCGCCGGACGGTCAAGTTCCTGTGTGCCCTGGGGCGGGGGATCCCCATCCTCTCCCTGGACTGGCTGCACCAG TCCCGCAAAGCTGGTTGCTTCTTGCCACCGGATGAATACGTGGTGACCGATCCTGAGCAGGAAGAGAACTTTGGCTTCAGCCTTCGGGATGCTCTGAGCCGAGCTCGGGAGCGAAGGCTGCTGGAG gGCTATGAGATTCATGTGACCCCTGGAGTCCAGCCACCTCCACTTCAGATGGGAGAGATCATCAGCTGCTGTGGAGGCACTGTCCTACCCAGCATGCCCCGGTCCTATAAG CCTCAGAGAGTTGTGATCACATGCTCCCAGGACTTCCCCCGATGCGCCATTCCATCTCGGGTCGGGCTGCCCATCCTCTCACCTGAGTTCCTGCTGACAGGAGTGCTGAAGCAGGAAGCCAAGCCAGAGGCCTTCGTCCTCTCCGCTTTGGAAATGTCATCCACCTGA